One genomic window of Bicyclus anynana chromosome 10, ilBicAnyn1.1, whole genome shotgun sequence includes the following:
- the LOC112051602 gene encoding U6 snRNA-associated Sm-like protein LSm8 produces the protein MASGLENYINQTVSVITSDGRNFIGTLKGFDQTINIILDESHERVFSSSTGVAQVVLGLHIIRGDNIAIVGQIDESIDSRLDLGNIRAEPLGPIVH, from the coding sequence ATGGCATCCGGACTAGAGAACTATATAAATCAAACAGTGTCAGTAATAACTTCAGATGGAAGAAATTTTATCGGTACCTTGAAGGGATTTGACCAAACGATTAACATTATTTTAGATGAATCCCACGAACGAGTGTTTTCGTCGTCAACAGGAGTGGCTCAGGTGGTTTTAGGACTTCATATAATAAGAGGAGACAATATAGCAATAGTGGGACAAATCGACGAATCAATAGACAGTAGATTAGACCTGGGTAATATTAGGGCTGAACCATTGGGGCCAATTGTACACTAA